In a single window of the Aridibaculum aurantiacum genome:
- a CDS encoding restriction endonuclease: protein MSNKKWVDYEEMIYKIYQELEPIAEVKKNDRIMGYETMTEREIDITVKTKIAGHELLIIIQAKDYRRKADVNVVGTFAAVIKDVRASKGVLICNRGFSNHARAYAKNIGVSLCSAHDATYKDWQTEVQIPVLKRTITVTLTLQIEVRAKDTSNPMFKMELTRDQVQAFIEQWEKGQIETKVGKHLISLDLTHLRKMYRNFEFREYYLLYEVRERYHSKFIVPDVYRGLRDYVDSKFTASFIEIKDPINFLNNKDWNYVPNPAELSFTSSFLNVELITIDGLNLSFGKISLDN from the coding sequence ATGAGCAACAAGAAGTGGGTTGATTATGAAGAGATGATTTACAAGATTTATCAAGAACTCGAGCCGATTGCTGAGGTAAAAAAGAATGATAGGATCATGGGATATGAGACTATGACAGAAAGAGAGATAGACATCACAGTTAAAACAAAAATTGCTGGTCATGAATTATTAATAATAATTCAGGCGAAGGATTATAGGAGAAAAGCCGACGTGAATGTTGTAGGTACCTTTGCAGCAGTAATTAAAGATGTACGTGCGTCCAAGGGCGTTCTGATTTGTAATAGAGGCTTCAGTAACCATGCAAGAGCATATGCGAAAAATATCGGTGTTAGTTTATGCTCTGCTCATGATGCGACCTATAAAGATTGGCAGACAGAAGTGCAAATTCCAGTCTTGAAAAGAACCATTACAGTTACCTTAACGCTGCAGATCGAAGTCAGAGCTAAAGATACATCTAATCCAATGTTTAAAATGGAGTTGACGAGGGATCAGGTTCAGGCATTCATTGAACAATGGGAAAAAGGGCAAATAGAGACAAAAGTTGGCAAACACTTAATCAGCCTTGATCTAACACATTTGCGAAAAATGTACCGGAATTTCGAGTTTAGAGAGTACTATTTGTTATATGAGGTTCGAGAACGATACCATTCAAAATTTATAGTTCCTGATGTTTACAGAGGTTTGCGCGATTATGTTGATTCGAAATTTACAGCTAGTTTTATAGAAATTAAGGACCCAATAAACTTTTTGAACAACAAAGATTGGAATTATGTCCCTAATCCAGCCGAACTTTCGTTCACCTCAAGCTTCTTAAACGTAGAACTTATAACAATTGATGGTCTAAACTTATCTTTTGGGAAAATAAGCCTCGACAACTAA
- a CDS encoding REP-associated tyrosine transposase, which translates to MGYAYKISDAGAVYFITCTVNKWVDVFTRKDYCDIIIDSLNFCVENKGLIIYGYVIMSNHLHLLVQAKEEGLSDVLRDFKKFTSGTIVRAIEINMQESRRDWMLWLFKETDAEGKVAYQFWKPDNNPELCYHLPFMWQKLNYIHYNPVRAGIVQKAEEYVYNSAADYVFGKQVRRVKVALLDVVQTTYC; encoded by the coding sequence ATGGGTTATGCCTACAAAATATCTGACGCTGGTGCAGTATACTTTATTACTTGTACAGTGAACAAGTGGGTAGACGTTTTCACCAGGAAAGATTACTGTGACATTATTATTGACAGTCTTAACTTTTGTGTTGAGAACAAAGGTTTGATCATTTATGGCTATGTCATCATGAGCAATCATCTCCACCTTCTTGTGCAAGCAAAAGAAGAAGGTTTGTCAGATGTTTTACGTGATTTCAAGAAGTTCACATCAGGAACAATAGTTAGAGCGATTGAAATTAACATGCAGGAGAGTAGACGCGACTGGATGCTTTGGCTCTTTAAAGAAACAGATGCTGAAGGTAAAGTAGCCTACCAGTTTTGGAAGCCAGACAACAACCCCGAACTGTGTTACCATTTACCATTCATGTGGCAGAAGCTAAACTATATTCACTACAATCCTGTTCGTGCTGGAATAGTTCAGAAAGCTGAAGAGTATGTATATAATAGTGCAGCAGATTATGTGTTTGGTAAGCAGGTACGTAGGGTGAAAGTAGCTTTATTGGACGTTGTGCAAACCACGTACTGTTGA